A portion of the Oscillospiraceae bacterium genome contains these proteins:
- a CDS encoding gamma carbonic anhydrase family protein, whose protein sequence is MFLSFCGKSPRNEGAAFVAPNATVQGDVVLKPGSTVWYGAVLRGDDGTLTLGENSNVQDNAVLHCDVGGAVTLGRSVTVGHSAVVHGCTVGDGTLIGMHATLLNHCVVGKNCIIGAGALVPEGMVIPDGSVAVGVPARVIKPVTEAQIEANLRNAEHYVEHGKVHAQELKITAD, encoded by the coding sequence ATGTTCCTGTCCTTTTGTGGAAAAAGTCCCCGCAACGAAGGCGCGGCCTTTGTGGCTCCCAACGCTACCGTGCAGGGCGATGTGGTGCTGAAGCCCGGCTCCACCGTGTGGTACGGGGCCGTGCTGCGCGGCGACGACGGTACCCTGACCCTCGGCGAGAACAGCAACGTGCAGGACAATGCCGTGCTGCACTGCGACGTAGGCGGGGCCGTGACCCTGGGCCGCAGCGTCACCGTGGGCCACAGCGCCGTGGTACATGGCTGCACCGTGGGCGACGGCACCCTGATCGGGATGCACGCCACCCTGCTGAACCACTGCGTGGTGGGCAAAAACTGCATCATCGGGGCCGGTGCCCTGGTGCCGGAAGGCATGGTCATCCCGGACGGATCGGTGGCCGTGGGCGTCCCTGCCCGGGTGATCAAACCCGTGACCGAGGCACAGATCGAAGCCAACCTGCGCAACGCAGAGCACTATGTGGAGCACGGCAAAGTGCACGCACAGGAACTGAAAATCACAGCAGATTGA